The DNA window AAAACAAGCTATTATAGAACAAATAAAAATCGATACTGATTTAATTAAAACTGGATTTTCTGATTATGAATTTTTACCCAGAACAGTCAAAGAAGATCAATTATGGCAAGAATTCAAATTAAGATTTAATCAGTGGGAAAAACAGCAACAAAATCTGATCAATCTTTATTATGAATTTGAAAAAATGGGTATTTTATCCCCAGACCGTACCCAACTCAATTTATGGAAAAAGGGTCAACAAAACTCCCCAGAAATGGAAAAAGCCCGACAAGCCGCCTTACTTTTATCACAATTGCATATTCAAGCACGCTCTATTAATCAACCGCTTTTCTATGCTACAGCTACAAGTTTAGAAAAAGTCATTCAGGAAAATCAAAAAATAGCAGAATCCGCTAAAATTAATGCCGATAAAACCATTAATTCTAGCAAAAGTTGGAGTGTTTTGGGGATGATATTCGGGCCGGGAATTGCCCTAATTTTAGGAATTATTTTAAGTATAGCGATCGCCCGTCCCATTAGCCAGAGTTTAAAAGGATTAGTTAATACTGTTGTTAATTCCTCCACCGAAATAGCAGCAACGGTGGAAGAACAGGAAAGAATTGTAGCGTTACAAGCCGCATCCGTCAATCAAACCACAACCACAATGGATGAATTAGGCCGGACTTCCCGTCAAGCCGCCGAACAAGCGGAAGCCTCTAGTCAAATTGCTAAAAAAGTCTTGAATTTATCCCACGATGGGGCTAATGCGGTTTCTAAAACCCTGTCAGGAATGACAATTTTAGAAGCCAAAGTTAGCGAAATTGCCCGTCAAATTATAACTCTAAATGAACAAGCCCAACAAATTAATAGTATTAGTAATTTAGTGGGTGATATTGCTAATCAAACTAATATGTTAGCGCTGAATGCCTCCATTGAAGCCGTAAGAGCCGGAGAACAGGGTTTAGGGTTTAATGTAGTAGCGCTAGAAATTCGGAAACTGGCGGACGAAACGCGGGAATCTGCTCAAAAAATTAATACCTTAATTGAGCAAATTAGACAAGGAGTTAAAGGGACAGTGGTGGCGGCAGAAGATGGTAAACATACTGTGCAACAAAATTTAAAAATGGTTGAAGAAACCACAGCAATTTTTAGTAAAGTTACCTCAGCTATTGATCAAGTTTCCTTAAGTTCTCAACAAATTTATTTAACTTCACAGCAGCAGGTTCTCGCTATTGAAGCCGTGATCACAGCGATGAATTCTATTAACAATGGCGCTCAACAAACTGTTATCGGAATTAGTCAAACTAAGTCAGAAACCCAACAGTTAAAAAATGCAGCCCATCATCTGAAAGTATTGGGTGTGGGATAAAAGGGAATGGGGAATTACTCATCCAAGAAACCGGGTTTCTGAGAATTATTGATAGGTTGGGGGCGGGTTTATTCAGATTTCTGCTCATTAACAGAGATTAACGCGAACCCGCCCCTACAGTTTGGGTTATATTAAGATTAATTAGGGTGATTGTCATGTTGATTGAAAAACAAGCGATCGCACTTTTCCCTATTATTAAATTCCCCAATTGTAGGGGCGGGTTCGAGACAATCTCTGTTAATTAGTATAAATCTTGCTAAACCCGCCCCGAATGCTAAACCCCCTAAATGCGATCGCAAATACCCCAAGAAACCGGGTTTCTAATTAAGATTAATTGCCAGAAATCAAGATATCTACAGAAACCCGGTTTCTGCTACTCCAACCTAACCCTATCGTGCCTCCCACAATTTAATCGTCTTGTCCGAACTCCCACTGGCTAACGTCCGACCATCGGGACTGAAGGCTACAGAGTAGACCTCTCGTGAATGTCCGGTGAGAGTGGCAACCAGGGTGGGGTTTTGCCAGGAAACTTGGGGTGAGGGGGCGATGGGTGAGGAATTTTGATTAGGAGTATTTTTATTAGTAAATGTTCCACATCCGACTAACAGCAATATCCCAATAGATAAACCCGCCCAGAAGTTATGATTATTTCTCATTCAGTTTTTGTGTATTAGGATTTTATTTAATTTTATACAAACCCTACAATTAATTTTAGCGGATTTCGGAATATCGGTTAAAAGCAGTTTAGGAAAATTAATATATTCTGTATTTGTTACCACAGAGACGCAAAGACACAAAGAAATA is part of the Planktothrix serta PCC 8927 genome and encodes:
- a CDS encoding HAMP domain-containing methyl-accepting chemotaxis protein, translating into MKSVINFFKNCQLQFKLINAFILMGLIVFFVAFLGWQGTLNLSDELNEISVVRLPSILGLKKIDQGIRNVYFGNFSLLNSHFGNREKQAIIEQIKIDTDLIKTGFSDYEFLPRTVKEDQLWQEFKLRFNQWEKQQQNLINLYYEFEKMGILSPDRTQLNLWKKGQQNSPEMEKARQAALLLSQLHIQARSINQPLFYATATSLEKVIQENQKIAESAKINADKTINSSKSWSVLGMIFGPGIALILGIILSIAIARPISQSLKGLVNTVVNSSTEIAATVEEQERIVALQAASVNQTTTTMDELGRTSRQAAEQAEASSQIAKKVLNLSHDGANAVSKTLSGMTILEAKVSEIARQIITLNEQAQQINSISNLVGDIANQTNMLALNASIEAVRAGEQGLGFNVVALEIRKLADETRESAQKINTLIEQIRQGVKGTVVAAEDGKHTVQQNLKMVEETTAIFSKVTSAIDQVSLSSQQIYLTSQQQVLAIEAVITAMNSINNGAQQTVIGISQTKSETQQLKNAAHHLKVLGVG